In Streptomyces sp. SLBN-118, the following are encoded in one genomic region:
- a CDS encoding DNA-3-methyladenine glycosylase I: MTGGTVPGPDGRLRCPWGLSADEYVTYHDEEWGRPVHGDDALFERLCLEAFQSGLSWITILRRRDSFRTAFDDFKIASVAEFTDADKERLLADPGIIRNRAKVEATLANARVLADWPAGELDTLIWSYAPNTAKRPAPLTIADVPAVTDESTAMAKALKKRGLRFIGPTTAYALMQACGLVDDHLSDCVARGAASAAS, translated from the coding sequence GTGACCGGCGGCACCGTCCCCGGGCCCGACGGGAGGCTGCGCTGCCCCTGGGGCCTGTCCGCCGACGAGTACGTCACGTACCACGACGAGGAGTGGGGCCGCCCGGTCCACGGCGACGACGCGCTGTTCGAACGACTCTGCCTGGAGGCGTTCCAGTCCGGTCTGTCCTGGATCACCATTCTGCGCCGCCGTGACAGCTTTCGTACCGCCTTCGACGACTTCAAGATCGCATCCGTGGCGGAGTTCACCGACGCCGACAAGGAGCGGCTGCTCGCCGACCCCGGGATCATCCGCAACCGCGCCAAGGTCGAGGCGACCCTCGCCAACGCGCGCGTGCTCGCCGACTGGCCGGCTGGCGAGCTGGACACGCTGATCTGGTCGTACGCCCCGAATACGGCGAAGCGGCCGGCTCCGCTCACGATCGCCGACGTGCCCGCCGTCACCGACGAGTCCACGGCGATGGCGAAGGCTCTGAAGAAACGCGGTCTGCGTTTCATCGGGCCGACCACCGCGTACGCCCTGATGCAGGCGTGCGGCCTCGTCGATGACCACCTGAGCGACTGCGTCGCCCGCGGAGCCGCTTCCGCGGCCTCGTAG
- a CDS encoding DivIVA domain-containing protein, whose translation MFLFLLIAMVVVVAAVTLAVVGGGDRAALPEAAPEQLVDPLPVSRPVGRADVDALRLPVAPRGYRMADVDDVLGRLGAELAERDARIAELESALAGAQATAGGRRDLFTKPGEEPEQ comes from the coding sequence GTGTTCTTGTTCTTGCTGATCGCGATGGTCGTGGTCGTCGCCGCGGTCACGCTCGCCGTGGTCGGCGGCGGCGACAGGGCGGCTCTGCCGGAGGCGGCGCCCGAGCAACTGGTGGATCCGCTGCCGGTCTCCCGTCCCGTCGGCCGGGCCGACGTCGACGCGCTGCGGCTGCCGGTCGCCCCCCGCGGCTACCGGATGGCCGACGTGGACGATGTGCTGGGCCGCCTCGGCGCGGAGCTCGCCGAGCGGGACGCGCGCATCGCGGAACTGGAGTCCGCGCTGGCCGGTGCGCAGGCCACCGCGGGGGGCAGGCGTGACCTGTTCACCAAGCCCGGCGAGGAGCCCGAGCAGTGA
- the folP gene encoding dihydropteroate synthase has protein sequence MLRLGRREFDAHEPVIMAIVNRTPDSFYDQGATFRDEPALARVEQAVAEGAAIIDIGGVKAGPGEEVTAEEEARRTVGFVAEVRRRHPDVVISVDTWRHEVAEAVCEAGADVLNDAWGGVDPKLAEVAARYGAGLVCTHAGGAEPRTRPHRVAYDDVVADILRVTLSLAERAVELGVRRDGIMIDPGHDFGKNTRHSLEATRRLGELVETGWPVLVSLSNKDFVGETLDRPVKERVIGTLATTAVSAWLGARVYRVHEVAETRQVLDMVSTIAGHRAPAVARRGLA, from the coding sequence ATGCTGCGGCTGGGACGGCGCGAATTCGACGCGCACGAGCCGGTGATCATGGCGATCGTGAACCGTACGCCCGACTCCTTCTACGACCAGGGCGCGACGTTTCGCGACGAGCCCGCGCTCGCCCGGGTCGAGCAGGCGGTGGCGGAGGGCGCCGCCATCATCGACATCGGTGGCGTGAAGGCCGGTCCCGGCGAAGAGGTCACCGCCGAAGAGGAGGCGCGGCGGACGGTCGGCTTCGTGGCCGAGGTCCGCAGACGGCACCCGGACGTCGTCATCAGCGTCGACACCTGGCGGCACGAGGTGGCCGAGGCAGTCTGCGAAGCAGGTGCGGATGTGCTCAACGACGCGTGGGGCGGCGTCGACCCGAAACTGGCGGAGGTGGCCGCGCGCTACGGAGCCGGCCTGGTGTGCACCCACGCGGGCGGCGCGGAACCGCGGACCCGGCCGCACCGGGTCGCGTACGACGACGTGGTCGCGGACATTCTGCGGGTGACGTTGTCGCTGGCCGAGCGGGCGGTGGAGCTGGGGGTGCGGCGGGACGGGATCATGATCGATCCGGGCCACGACTTCGGGAAGAACACGCGTCATTCGCTGGAGGCGACGCGGCGGCTCGGGGAGCTCGTCGAGACGGGGTGGCCGGTACTGGTCTCCCTCTCGAACAAGGACTTCGTCGGGGAGACGCTCGACAGGCCGGTGAAGGAACGCGTGATCGGGACGCTGGCGACGACGGCGGTGTCGGCGTGGCTGGGGGCGCGGGTGTACCGCGTGCACGAGGTGGCGGAGACGCGGCAGGTGCTGGACATGGTGTCGACGATCGCGGGGCACCGGGCGCCGGCGGTGGCGAGGCGAGGGCTGGCGTAA
- a CDS encoding TIGR00730 family Rossman fold protein, whose product MGNPERPEGLRSLAEQRLGPVLRRRQQVQPGTTDQRLLDTEGDSEWVHTDPWRVMRIQSEFVEGFGALAELPSAISVFGSARTAPGSPEYETGVRIGKALVDAGFAVITGGGPGAMEAANKGAREAEGISVGLGIELPFEQGLNQHVDIGVNFRYFFVRKTMFVKYAQGFVVLPGGLGTLDELFEALTLVQTRKVTRFPIVLFGTEYWSGLVDWLRNTVVAQGKASAHDLLLFHVTDDVDEAVSMVTKETGR is encoded by the coding sequence ATGGGCAACCCCGAGCGACCCGAGGGTTTGCGGTCGCTGGCGGAACAGCGACTGGGACCGGTGCTGCGCCGCAGGCAGCAGGTCCAGCCCGGAACCACCGACCAGCGGCTGCTGGACACAGAAGGCGATTCCGAGTGGGTGCACACCGACCCCTGGAGGGTCATGCGCATCCAGTCGGAATTCGTCGAGGGCTTCGGCGCGCTCGCCGAACTGCCCAGCGCGATCAGTGTGTTCGGCTCGGCCCGCACGGCGCCGGGAAGCCCCGAGTACGAGACGGGTGTCCGCATCGGCAAGGCCCTGGTCGACGCCGGCTTCGCGGTGATCACCGGCGGCGGACCCGGCGCGATGGAGGCGGCGAACAAGGGCGCGAGGGAAGCCGAGGGCATCTCGGTCGGCCTGGGCATCGAGCTCCCCTTCGAGCAGGGGCTCAACCAGCACGTCGACATCGGCGTGAACTTCCGCTACTTCTTCGTCCGCAAGACGATGTTCGTGAAGTACGCGCAGGGCTTCGTGGTCCTGCCGGGCGGCCTCGGCACGCTGGACGAACTGTTCGAGGCACTCACCCTGGTCCAGACGCGGAAGGTCACACGCTTCCCGATCGTGCTGTTCGGCACGGAGTACTGGAGCGGGCTGGTGGACTGGCTGCGGAACACCGTGGTGGCGCAGGGGAAGGCGTCGGCGCACGATCTGCTGCTGTTCCATGTCACGGACGACGTGGACGAGGCGGTCTCGATGGTCACGAAGGAGACGGGCCGGTAG
- the dapE gene encoding succinyl-diaminopimelate desuccinylase gives MPDTVLDLTLDAPALTAALVDFPSVSGTEKPLADAIEEALRELPHLTVDRHGNNIVARTYLGRSERVILAGHIDTVPIADNVPSRLDENGVLWGCGTSDMKSGVALQLRIAATVPEPNRDLTFVFYDNEEVAAHLNGLGHVAETHPDWLKGDFAVLLEPSNAQVEGGCQGTLRVFLRTTGERAHSARSWMGSNAIHAAAPILARLAAYEPRRPVIDGLEYREGLNAVGIEGGVATNVIPDQCTVAVNYRYAPDLTQEQALAHVHEVFADCGVEEFVVDDHAGGALPGLSHPAAAAFMEAVGGSAQPKFGWTDVSRFSAQGVPAVNYGPGDPLFAHKRDEHVAVEKITHCEVRLRDWLTA, from the coding sequence ATGCCCGACACCGTGCTTGACCTCACTCTTGATGCCCCGGCGCTCACCGCCGCACTCGTCGACTTCCCGTCGGTCAGCGGCACCGAAAAGCCCCTGGCCGACGCGATCGAGGAGGCCTTGCGCGAACTGCCGCACCTCACCGTCGACCGGCACGGCAACAACATCGTCGCCCGCACCTACCTCGGCCGCAGCGAGCGGGTCATCCTCGCCGGGCACATCGACACCGTCCCGATCGCGGACAACGTGCCCTCCCGGCTGGACGAGAACGGCGTGCTGTGGGGCTGCGGCACCAGCGACATGAAGTCGGGCGTCGCGCTCCAGCTGCGGATCGCCGCGACCGTCCCCGAGCCCAACCGCGATCTCACCTTCGTCTTCTACGACAACGAAGAGGTCGCCGCACACCTCAACGGGCTGGGTCATGTGGCCGAAACCCACCCAGACTGGCTGAAGGGTGACTTCGCGGTCCTCCTGGAGCCGTCCAACGCCCAGGTCGAGGGCGGCTGCCAGGGCACGCTGCGGGTCTTCCTCCGTACGACAGGGGAGCGGGCGCACTCCGCGCGCAGCTGGATGGGGTCCAACGCCATTCACGCCGCGGCCCCGATCCTGGCCCGCCTCGCGGCGTACGAGCCGAGGCGCCCGGTGATCGACGGCCTCGAATACCGGGAGGGGCTCAACGCCGTGGGGATTGAGGGCGGCGTCGCCACCAACGTCATCCCCGACCAGTGCACCGTCGCCGTCAACTACCGCTACGCGCCCGATCTCACCCAGGAGCAGGCCCTGGCGCACGTCCACGAGGTCTTCGCGGACTGCGGCGTCGAGGAGTTCGTGGTGGACGACCACGCGGGCGGAGCGCTGCCGGGGCTCTCGCACCCGGCTGCGGCCGCCTTCATGGAGGCCGTCGGAGGCAGCGCGCAGCCCAAGTTCGGCTGGACGGACGTGTCACGCTTCAGCGCGCAGGGGGTGCCTGCGGTCAACTACGGACCGGGCGACCCGCTCTTCGCCCACAAGCGGGACGAGCATGTCGCCGTGGAGAAGATCACGCACTGCGAGGTCCGGCTCCGTGACTGGCTCACTGCCTGA
- a CDS encoding ATP-binding protein produces MSLPLTRRIARAALLIAAGAAPVVGAAGSASAVDLPQAPVGGLTALDTDGLGDTVDGASQKASGLAGDTGGSAVKKAVPAAGKTVDRTGKTLGKTGTSAPGTAQEVAGETAGSAGDVVGGTAGTATQSLGGLPVGGDLPTGQLPVDSPLG; encoded by the coding sequence ATGTCCCTCCCCCTGACCCGTCGGATCGCCCGTGCCGCGCTGCTCATCGCGGCGGGAGCAGCCCCCGTGGTCGGTGCGGCCGGCTCCGCAAGCGCCGTCGACCTTCCGCAGGCCCCGGTGGGCGGCCTGACCGCGCTCGACACGGACGGCCTCGGCGACACGGTCGACGGCGCGTCGCAGAAGGCCTCCGGCCTGGCGGGCGACACCGGCGGCAGCGCGGTCAAGAAGGCCGTTCCGGCCGCCGGCAAGACCGTCGACAGGACCGGCAAGACCCTCGGCAAGACCGGCACGTCGGCGCCCGGCACCGCCCAGGAGGTGGCCGGTGAGACCGCCGGCAGCGCGGGCGACGTCGTGGGTGGCACCGCCGGCACCGCGACGCAGTCGCTCGGCGGCCTCCCCGTCGGCGGCGACCTGCCCACCGGGCAGCTGCCCGTGGATTCCCCGCTCGGCTAG
- a CDS encoding bifunctional succinyldiaminopimelate transaminase/glutamate-prephenate aminotransferase — MSAVSSRLPVFPWDKLEPYKATAAAHPDGIVDLSVGTPVDSVPDLIQKALVAAADSPGYPTVWGTAELRDALTGWVERRLGAVDVAHTNVLPVVGSKELVAWLPTQLGLGPGDKVAHPRLAYPTYEVGARLARAESVVYDDPTELDPAGLKLLWLNSPSNPTGRVLPKDELIRVVAWARAHGVLVFSDECYLELGWEAEPVSVLHPDVCGGSYEGVVAVHSLSKRSNLAGYRAAFVAGDEKVLGELLRIRKHGGMMTPAPVQAATVVALGDDVHVTEQRARYAARRTALRTALEGHGFRIEHSEASLYLWATRDEPCWDTVAHLAELGILVAPGDFYGTAGEHFVRVAFTATDERVEAAVKRLG; from the coding sequence GTGTCCGCAGTCTCTTCGCGCCTTCCTGTTTTCCCCTGGGACAAGCTCGAGCCCTACAAGGCGACGGCCGCGGCCCACCCGGACGGCATCGTGGATCTGTCCGTCGGCACTCCGGTCGACTCCGTCCCGGACCTGATCCAGAAGGCCCTGGTCGCGGCCGCCGACTCGCCCGGCTATCCCACGGTGTGGGGCACGGCCGAGCTGCGTGACGCGCTCACCGGCTGGGTCGAGCGGCGCCTCGGTGCGGTCGACGTCGCGCACACGAACGTCCTGCCCGTCGTCGGCTCGAAGGAGCTGGTGGCCTGGCTGCCGACCCAGCTGGGTCTCGGCCCGGGCGACAAGGTCGCCCACCCGCGGCTCGCGTATCCGACGTACGAGGTCGGCGCGCGGCTCGCCCGCGCGGAGTCGGTTGTCTATGACGACCCCACCGAGCTCGACCCGGCCGGACTCAAGCTGCTCTGGCTGAACTCTCCCTCCAACCCGACCGGCCGTGTGCTGCCCAAGGACGAGCTGATCCGTGTCGTCGCGTGGGCACGAGCGCACGGCGTGCTGGTCTTCAGCGACGAGTGCTACCTGGAGCTGGGCTGGGAGGCGGAGCCGGTCTCGGTTCTGCACCCGGATGTCTGCGGTGGCTCGTACGAGGGAGTCGTCGCGGTCCACTCGCTCTCCAAGCGCTCCAACCTGGCGGGCTATCGGGCGGCCTTCGTCGCGGGCGACGAGAAGGTGCTGGGCGAGCTGCTGCGGATCCGCAAGCACGGCGGCATGATGACGCCCGCTCCGGTGCAGGCCGCCACGGTCGTGGCGCTCGGTGACGACGTGCATGTGACGGAGCAGCGGGCGCGGTACGCAGCCCGGCGCACGGCTCTGCGCACCGCGCTGGAAGGGCACGGCTTCCGGATCGAGCACAGTGAGGCCAGCCTCTATCTGTGGGCGACGCGAGACGAGCCGTGCTGGGACACGGTGGCGCACCTGGCGGAACTCGGCATCCTGGTGGCGCCGGGCGACTTCTACGGGACGGCCGGTGAGCACTTCGTGCGGGTGGCCTTCACGGCGACCGACGAGCGCGTCGAGGCCGCGGTCAAGCGCCTGGGCTGA
- the fdxA gene encoding ferredoxin — protein MTYVIAQPCVDVKDKACIEECPVDCIYEGSRSLYIHPDECVDCGACEPVCPVEAIFYEDDTPEEWKDYYKANVEFFDELGSPGGASKLGLIERDHPFIAALPPQNQ, from the coding sequence GTGACCTACGTCATCGCGCAGCCTTGTGTCGACGTCAAGGACAAGGCGTGCATCGAGGAGTGCCCCGTCGACTGCATCTACGAGGGCTCCCGGTCCTTGTACATCCACCCGGACGAATGCGTCGACTGTGGTGCTTGTGAGCCGGTCTGCCCGGTCGAGGCGATCTTCTACGAGGACGACACCCCGGAGGAGTGGAAGGACTACTACAAGGCGAACGTCGAGTTCTTCGACGAGCTCGGTTCGCCCGGTGGTGCTTCCAAGCTCGGCCTGATCGAGCGCGACCACCCCTTCATCGCCGCACTTCCGCCGCAGAACCAGTAG